Proteins found in one Patescibacteria group bacterium genomic segment:
- a CDS encoding DnaJ C-terminal domain-containing protein has translation MATKRDYYDILDVSKNASKDEIRKAYRKKALEWHPDRNKSSSANEKFKEINEAYEILSDPKKKETYDQFGHAAFDPRYGGAGAGAGPGGFAGGPFGGGQTRTYKQGPFTYTYTTYGGGGGPGVEFDFGGFSDPFEIFEQFFGGGVPFGRREAKPRYGLSLSFMEAAKGTEKNVNLDGQKKTIKIPVGVDDGSRIRFRDFDVTIDVQPDKIFQRDGADVFVNHKIPLSMAVSGGTTEVPTIDGEVRLKIRSGTQPGTMIRLRSRGIKKLHGFGRGDQYVRLQIKIPKRLTEEQKEAIKKFEE, from the coding sequence ATGGCGACCAAGCGAGATTATTACGACATCCTCGATGTTTCCAAAAATGCCTCTAAAGACGAAATAAGAAAGGCTTACCGAAAAAAAGCTTTAGAATGGCATCCAGACAGAAATAAATCTTCTAGCGCCAACGAAAAATTCAAAGAGATAAACGAAGCTTACGAAATTCTCTCTGATCCCAAGAAAAAAGAAACTTATGATCAGTTTGGTCATGCGGCTTTTGACCCCCGTTATGGCGGGGCTGGTGCTGGAGCCGGACCAGGTGGTTTTGCTGGCGGTCCTTTTGGCGGAGGTCAGACTCGGACCTACAAACAAGGACCTTTTACCTACACTTACACCACTTATGGTGGGGGCGGTGGTCCAGGTGTTGAATTCGATTTTGGCGGTTTTTCCGATCCTTTTGAGATTTTTGAACAATTTTTTGGTGGCGGAGTTCCTTTTGGCAGAAGAGAAGCCAAACCGCGTTATGGCTTAAGTCTTTCTTTTATGGAAGCGGCTAAGGGAACAGAAAAAAATGTTAATCTTGATGGGCAAAAAAAGACAATTAAAATTCCGGTTGGAGTTGATGATGGTTCTCGAATTCGCTTTCGCGATTTTGATGTCACCATTGATGTTCAGCCAGATAAAATTTTTCAAAGAGATGGCGCTGATGTTTTTGTTAACCACAAAATTCCTTTAAGTATGGCGGTATCGGGCGGAACAACAGAAGTACCAACCATTGATGGTGAGGTTAGACTAAAAATTCGTTCTGGGACCCAACCCGGAACAATGATTCGTCTTCGAAGCAGAGGTATCAAGAAACTTCATGGTTTTGGTCGAGGTGATCAATACGTCAGATTGCAAATCA
- the dnaK gene encoding molecular chaperone DnaK yields the protein MAKIIGIDLGTTNSAVAVMEAGKAKVIPSAEGKNTIPSVVEPVKNLVGEVAKRQMILNPDNTAYSVKRLMGRRFTDAEVKKTIKMVPYEVKAGKDGMAVIHIGGRDYTPQEISAKILAKCKTDAEAYLGETVESAVITVPAYFDDSQRQATKQAGEIAGLKVERIINEPTAAALAYGLEKKKGETIAVYDLGGGTFDISILEIGDGVFEVKATNGDTHLGGDDFDQKLLDYLADEFKKEHGIDLREDKQALQRIRDAAEKAKIELSSSQETEINQPFITQGKDGQPLHLTMRLTRAKLEQLVDDLIKETMGPVKACLKDAKIETKEVDEVILVGGMTRMPKVYETVKDYFGKTPNKSVNPDEVVAVGAAIQGGVLGGEVKDILLLDVTPLTLGVETLGSVRTPLIERNTTVPASKSQIFSTAADNQTQVEINVLQGERPMAVDNKSLGRFILDGIPPAPRGIPQIEVTFDIDANGILNVKAIDKATNKEQSITIQGAVSLSDEEVKEAQTEAEKHAAEDQKKKESVEARNQADSLIFTAEKTLKDAGDKVKKEDKEKVEEEVKKLKELLAKEDASKEELEEASKKLSEELQKVGAAMYQAQKTQQAPPKEGKKKKGKKSKTVADKEKVEEGEVVE from the coding sequence ATGGCAAAAATTATTGGTATCGATTTAGGAACAACTAACTCGGCCGTGGCGGTCATGGAAGCCGGTAAAGCCAAAGTGATTCCTTCGGCCGAAGGCAAAAACACGATTCCTTCAGTGGTTGAACCGGTTAAGAATCTGGTAGGTGAAGTGGCCAAACGGCAAATGATTCTTAATCCAGACAACACCGCCTATTCGGTTAAGCGGCTAATGGGTCGACGTTTTACTGACGCTGAAGTTAAGAAGACCATCAAAATGGTGCCTTACGAAGTTAAGGCCGGTAAAGACGGTATGGCTGTGATTCACATTGGTGGACGGGATTACACCCCTCAAGAAATCTCAGCTAAAATCCTAGCCAAATGTAAGACGGATGCCGAGGCCTATTTAGGCGAAACGGTTGAGAGTGCCGTGATTACCGTGCCCGCTTACTTTGATGATTCTCAAAGACAGGCGACCAAACAAGCCGGAGAAATTGCTGGTCTGAAGGTAGAAAGAATTATTAATGAACCGACCGCTGCCGCTCTAGCTTATGGTTTGGAAAAGAAAAAAGGTGAAACGATTGCTGTTTATGATTTGGGTGGCGGCACTTTTGATATCTCGATTCTCGAGATCGGTGATGGCGTTTTTGAGGTTAAGGCGACTAACGGTGATACTCATTTAGGTGGGGATGATTTTGATCAGAAATTACTTGATTATTTAGCCGATGAATTCAAAAAAGAACACGGGATTGATTTAAGAGAAGACAAACAGGCTTTGCAAAGAATTAGAGACGCGGCGGAAAAAGCCAAGATTGAACTCTCTTCTTCCCAAGAGACCGAAATTAACCAGCCTTTTATTACCCAAGGCAAAGACGGTCAGCCCTTGCACCTAACAATGAGGCTGACACGGGCTAAATTGGAGCAACTGGTTGATGATTTAATTAAAGAGACCATGGGCCCAGTTAAAGCTTGTCTTAAAGATGCCAAGATTGAAACCAAAGAGGTGGATGAGGTCATTCTGGTGGGTGGGATGACCCGAATGCCCAAGGTTTACGAAACGGTTAAGGATTATTTTGGCAAAACCCCAAACAAATCAGTTAATCCTGATGAAGTCGTTGCTGTTGGCGCCGCTATTCAAGGTGGCGTTTTGGGTGGTGAAGTCAAAGACATTCTTCTCTTAGACGTTACCCCTCTGACTTTGGGAGTTGAAACCCTAGGTAGCGTTAGAACACCTTTAATTGAAAGAAATACAACCGTGCCCGCTTCTAAATCACAAATTTTTTCGACCGCGGCCGACAATCAGACCCAAGTGGAAATTAATGTTCTTCAAGGAGAGCGACCCATGGCGGTCGACAACAAGTCTTTGGGCAGATTTATTCTCGACGGCATTCCTCCAGCCCCTAGAGGTATACCCCAAATCGAGGTGACCTTTGATATTGACGCCAACGGCATTCTTAATGTCAAAGCGATTGACAAGGCGACTAACAAAGAACAGTCAATCACCATTCAAGGCGCGGTTAGTCTTTCTGATGAGGAAGTTAAAGAAGCTCAAACTGAGGCCGAGAAACACGCGGCCGAAGACCAAAAGAAAAAAGAATCTGTTGAAGCTAGAAACCAAGCGGATAGCTTAATCTTTACAGCCGAAAAAACCCTTAAAGACGCTGGTGATAAAGTTAAAAAAGAAGATAAAGAAAAAGTTGAAGAAGAAGTTAAGAAACTCAAAGAATTACTAGCTAAAGAAGACGCTAGTAAAGAAGAACTTGAAGAAGCTTCTAAAAAATTATCTGAAGAACTCCAGAAAGTTGGCGCTGCCATGTATCAGGCCCAAAAAACTCAGCAAGCACCACCTAAAGAAGGTAAGAAAAAGAAAGGCAAAAAATCAAAGACAGTTGCTGATAAAGAAAAGGTTGAAGAGGGTGAAGTGGTAGAATAA
- a CDS encoding nucleotide exchange factor GrpE, whose translation MTKKKAKGTEKKLEELENRLKRVLADYANLEKRITREKGEFVKQANAQLLDKLLVIFDDLELCEKHLKDKGVSLVCTRFQAALESEGVKEIKAQGEKFDPEIMDAVEIVPGQKNQVVNVVLKGYKLNDKVLRPAKVKVGQGKGK comes from the coding sequence ATGACTAAGAAAAAAGCTAAAGGAACCGAGAAGAAACTCGAGGAACTTGAAAATCGTTTGAAAAGGGTTTTAGCTGATTATGCTAATCTAGAAAAGCGGATTACTAGGGAAAAAGGGGAATTTGTTAAGCAAGCTAATGCCCAGCTTTTAGATAAACTTTTAGTGATTTTTGATGATTTGGAATTGTGCGAAAAACATTTGAAGGATAAAGGTGTCTCTCTGGTTTGCACTCGATTTCAGGCAGCCCTAGAGAGCGAAGGTGTTAAAGAGATAAAAGCCCAAGGAGAAAAGTTTGATCCGGAAATCATGGATGCCGTTGAAATTGTACCCGGACAAAAAAACCAAGTAGTCAACGTTGTTTTAAAAGGTTATAAATTAAATGATAAAGTTTTAAGACCAGCCAAAGTTAAAGTTGGTCAAGGAAAAGGAAAATAG
- a CDS encoding GTPase — MTIDLEAKIEAVEEEIRKTPYHKGTEHYIGRLKAKLAKLKRQKETNSAQGKGKGFALKKFGDATVVLVGPPSVGKSSLLNNLTGTHARVESWPFTTLEVIPGVLKYKGAQIQILDLPGIIGRAAEGKGRGKEILSVVRIADLLILMVDVKTKNKLAAINKELKLLKIELPTLLVVNKVDLLNKASKTQNKEILISIQNEIGLDELKKAIWQELNLIRVYLKQKDKEPDFNEPLIMKKGAQVAGVAQKIFPEKKEFKQILLWGPSALFPGQQVSLNHQLKDEDVLSFS; from the coding sequence ATGACCATTGATCTTGAGGCAAAAATAGAAGCCGTAGAAGAAGAAATCAGAAAAACTCCCTATCATAAAGGGACGGAACATTATATTGGTCGTTTAAAAGCAAAATTAGCCAAATTAAAACGACAGAAAGAAACAAATAGCGCTCAAGGTAAAGGTAAAGGTTTTGCTCTAAAAAAGTTTGGTGATGCTACCGTAGTTTTAGTGGGTCCGCCTTCGGTTGGGAAATCAAGTTTGCTCAATAATTTAACCGGGACTCATGCTCGAGTTGAATCCTGGCCTTTTACCACTCTTGAGGTTATTCCCGGTGTTTTGAAATATAAAGGGGCTCAAATTCAAATTTTAGATCTCCCAGGCATTATTGGCAGGGCTGCTGAAGGCAAGGGCAGAGGTAAAGAAATTCTTTCTGTGGTCCGGATTGCCGATTTATTAATTTTGATGGTGGACGTTAAAACTAAAAATAAATTGGCCGCGATTAACAAGGAACTCAAATTATTAAAAATTGAATTACCCACCTTGCTAGTGGTTAATAAAGTTGATTTACTGAATAAAGCGTCTAAAACTCAGAATAAGGAAATTTTGATCAGTATTCAGAATGAGATTGGTCTGGATGAACTTAAAAAAGCGATTTGGCAGGAGTTGAATTTGATCAGAGTTTATCTTAAGCAAAAAGATAAAGAACCGGATTTTAATGAACCTTTAATTATGAAAAAAGGAGCCCAAGTGGCTGGTGTGGCCCAAAAGATTTTTCCAGAAAAAAAGGAATTCAAACAAATTCTTCTTTGGGGACCCAGCGCTCTTTTTCCTGGACAACAAGTGAGTTTAAATCATCAACTTAAAGATGAAGATGTTTTAAGTTTTAGTTAA
- the murJ gene encoding murein biosynthesis integral membrane protein MurJ encodes MLKSFWRNGSLIFSHKQVNILSAATVIMVAVAISRLLGLLRDRLLAGTFFGGQERQLDVYFAAFRLPDMIFQLLVLGALSAAFIPVFSRYLEKDEKEAYRLSSSVINFLMAVFILLALIVFVFARPLANLIAPAFSPAEINLMVDLTRIMLLAQIFFCVSNFLTGVIQSKQRFLVPALSPIVYNLGIIFGIVGLGHWLGIFGPTVGVVLGAFLHLIIQLPLALRLGLRYSFVFDWRHPGVREVVRLMLPRTFALAVNQIELTVAVFLATSLAAGSLSIFYFAQHLMNLPIGLFGTTIGQAALPTLSRESGEENFSKFKQTFLASFNQILYLVLPASAILLVLRIPAVRIVFGAASFPWKATLLTGRVLAVFSISIFAQAIIQLLVRGFYALHDTKTPFWISVVSVFTNVALSFLFIFRFDLGILGLAWATTIASFLQTGLLLVLLNQAVRGFSKKELFIPVIKMGLATFLTAVALWIPMRFLDQFILDTTRTINLVILTMIATFSGMIVYFVLSYLFNIAELKSFISLAKKLGRWQQVLKESEEIITTSSSQPASEEVSS; translated from the coding sequence ATGTTAAAAAGTTTTTGGCGGAATGGTAGCCTAATTTTTTCCCATAAACAAGTTAATATTCTTTCTGCCGCTACCGTCATTATGGTGGCCGTGGCTATTTCTCGACTTTTAGGACTCTTAAGAGATCGTTTGTTGGCCGGGACTTTTTTTGGAGGTCAAGAAAGGCAACTTGATGTTTATTTTGCTGCCTTTCGTTTACCAGACATGATTTTTCAGCTCCTAGTTCTTGGAGCTCTTTCGGCTGCCTTTATTCCGGTTTTTAGTCGCTATTTAGAGAAGGATGAAAAAGAAGCTTATCGTCTTTCTTCATCAGTCATTAATTTTTTAATGGCTGTTTTTATTTTATTAGCCTTGATCGTTTTTGTCTTTGCTAGGCCTTTAGCGAATCTGATTGCGCCAGCTTTTAGTCCCGCCGAAATTAATTTGATGGTTGATTTAACTAGAATAATGCTTTTAGCTCAGATATTTTTTTGTGTTTCCAACTTCTTGACCGGGGTGATTCAATCAAAACAACGTTTTCTGGTGCCCGCTCTTTCACCGATTGTTTATAACTTGGGGATAATTTTTGGGATAGTTGGTCTTGGTCATTGGTTAGGTATTTTTGGTCCCACTGTCGGTGTGGTTTTAGGAGCTTTTCTTCATTTGATTATTCAATTACCGTTAGCTTTAAGATTAGGTTTGCGTTATTCCTTTGTTTTTGATTGGCGCCATCCAGGTGTCAGGGAAGTGGTTCGTCTTATGTTGCCGCGAACCTTTGCTTTGGCGGTTAATCAAATTGAATTGACGGTGGCAGTTTTCTTAGCGACGTCATTAGCAGCCGGTTCCTTATCCATCTTTTATTTTGCTCAACACTTGATGAATCTGCCGATTGGTCTTTTTGGAACGACCATTGGCCAGGCGGCTTTGCCGACTCTCTCACGGGAATCCGGAGAGGAGAATTTCAGTAAGTTCAAACAAACTTTCTTGGCTTCTTTTAATCAAATCCTTTATCTGGTTTTGCCGGCGAGTGCGATTTTATTAGTTTTACGAATTCCGGCCGTTCGAATTGTTTTTGGGGCGGCTTCTTTTCCTTGGAAAGCGACGCTTTTAACTGGCCGGGTCCTAGCCGTTTTCTCAATTTCTATTTTTGCTCAGGCGATCATTCAGTTATTAGTGAGAGGTTTTTATGCTCTTCATGATACTAAGACGCCTTTTTGGATCAGTGTCGTTTCTGTTTTTACCAATGTGGCCTTAAGCTTTCTTTTTATCTTTAGATTTGACTTAGGAATTTTAGGTCTGGCTTGGGCAACGACGATTGCTAGTTTTCTTCAGACAGGATTGCTTTTAGTTTTGCTTAATCAAGCTGTCAGGGGTTTTAGCAAAAAAGAATTATTTATTCCGGTAATCAAGATGGGCTTGGCGACTTTTTTAACTGCGGTCGCTTTATGGATACCGATGAGGTTTCTTGATCAATTTATCTTAGACACAACCCGGACGATTAATTTAGTGATTTTAACGATGATTGCCACTTTTTCTGGGATGATTGTTTATTTTGTTCTCTCTTATCTTTTTAATATTGCCGAGCTGAAGTCTTTTATTAGTTTGGCTAAAAAACTAGGTCGTTGGCAACAGGTTCTTAAGGAATCAGAAGAAATCATTACGACTTCGTCTTCACAACCAGCCTCAGAGGAAGTTTCATCATAA
- the rpsT gene encoding 30S ribosomal protein S20 has protein sequence MPVTESAKKKVRRDKRRTVINREIRLQIKSTVKEMRQKPAKKAFQKASRALDLAAKKGIIHKKKASRSKSRLAKLLPKSKKKTPKKTS, from the coding sequence ATGCCAGTTACTGAATCAGCTAAAAAGAAAGTGCGCCGAGATAAGAGGCGAACGGTTATTAATCGAGAAATTCGCCTTCAAATCAAATCCACTGTCAAAGAAATGCGCCAAAAACCAGCTAAAAAGGCTTTTCAAAAAGCCAGTCGGGCTCTTGATCTGGCGGCCAAAAAAGGCATTATCCATAAAAAGAAAGCTTCGAGATCAAAATCGAGATTGGCCAAACTCCTACCAAAGAGTAAGAAGAAAACCCCAAAAAAGACTTCCTGA
- a CDS encoding PilN domain-containing protein, translating to MTASKSKIEFLPQEDWEKTPFGKFLKWLLTVGRYIVVFTELIVILAFISRFKLDRDLTDLYQLIEQKQAIIQASVDFETDFRFLQKQLTSIQGLRKEQLKTNQLLKEISDLTPIDVSFSNLTITGDKVEFKATALSEAGLATFIYNLKKSPSFTNLNIDSLSLGSEQGVGISFSLNSQLIK from the coding sequence ATGACTGCCTCAAAAAGTAAAATTGAATTTTTACCCCAAGAAGATTGGGAAAAGACTCCTTTTGGTAAATTCCTCAAGTGGTTGTTAACAGTTGGTCGCTATATTGTTGTCTTTACTGAATTGATCGTGATTCTTGCCTTTATCTCCCGATTCAAGCTCGATCGTGATTTAACTGATCTTTATCAACTCATCGAACAAAAGCAAGCAATTATTCAAGCATCAGTCGATTTTGAAACTGATTTCCGCTTTCTCCAAAAACAACTAACCAGCATCCAAGGTTTAAGAAAAGAACAACTCAAAACTAATCAACTCTTAAAAGAAATTTCTGACTTAACTCCTATCGATGTTTCTTTCTCTAATTTAACCATTACTGGTGATAAAGTCGAATTTAAGGCTACCGCTTTATCTGAAGCGGGTTTAGCAACTTTTATTTATAATCTTAAAAAATCGCCAAGCTTTACTAACCTAAACATTGATAGTTTATCTCTAGGTAGTGAACAAGGCGTGGGAATTAGTTTTAGTCTTAACAGTCAGTTAATTAAATAA
- the pilO gene encoding type 4a pilus biogenesis protein PilO codes for MPNTLPNRYQRYRHYFTGVNNLYKKKQTKVYTGVVLSLITISFFGFFAIRPTLITISGLIKEIKDKKAVVDQMDQKIESLTQAQINYSQIKDDLDLVNQSLPLDPDLSTLVKQLEALARLSSVKIESIRFEKTNLQGEKSNEAQTVNFDLATSGNYQSLKNFLSSLDNLRRIIGIDSFAFKTSTEEETQILILTLNGHAYYLTREE; via the coding sequence ATGCCAAATACTTTACCTAATCGCTATCAGCGCTATCGTCACTATTTCACCGGTGTCAATAATCTTTACAAGAAAAAACAAACAAAAGTTTACACCGGCGTTGTCCTTTCCCTGATAACGATATCTTTTTTTGGATTTTTTGCGATTCGACCAACTTTAATTACAATCAGCGGTCTGATTAAAGAAATTAAAGACAAAAAAGCTGTCGTCGATCAAATGGACCAAAAAATTGAGAGTCTCACCCAAGCCCAAATAAACTACTCCCAAATTAAAGATGATCTTGACTTAGTCAACCAATCACTCCCTCTTGATCCAGATCTGTCAACTCTTGTCAAACAACTCGAGGCTTTGGCTCGACTTTCCTCAGTTAAAATTGAATCAATCCGATTCGAAAAAACCAATCTCCAAGGAGAAAAAAGTAATGAAGCCCAAACCGTTAATTTTGACTTGGCTACCAGCGGTAATTATCAAAGTCTTAAGAACTTTCTCAGTTCACTAGATAATTTGAGGCGAATTATTGGGATTGATAGTTTTGCTTTCAAAACTTCAACTGAAGAAGAAACTCAAATCTTAATCTTAACTCTTAATGGTCACGCCTATTATTTAACCAGAGAAGAATGA